A single genomic interval of Saccharothrix saharensis harbors:
- a CDS encoding WhiB family transcriptional regulator → MSEVHERIAADLDECAGLADDQLAHAVRNRGLCGWLSTSGEYPEWTGDFRSDQELAARVCAACPVQRECLEWEFRTRGHATAGVWGPLPEDERRAVYECWEERRDGGTVAGEQA, encoded by the coding sequence ATGAGTGAGGTCCACGAGCGGATTGCCGCCGATCTTGACGAGTGCGCGGGGCTGGCGGATGACCAGCTCGCGCACGCGGTCCGGAATCGGGGCCTGTGCGGGTGGCTGTCGACCAGTGGCGAGTACCCGGAGTGGACGGGTGACTTCCGGTCAGATCAGGAGTTGGCCGCACGTGTGTGTGCGGCGTGCCCTGTCCAGCGTGAGTGCCTGGAGTGGGAGTTCCGCACTCGCGGTCACGCGACGGCTGGCGTGTGGGGTCCGCTGCCAGAGGACGAGCGGCGCGCGGTCTACGAGTGCTGGGAGGAACGCCGCGACGGCGGCACCGTGGCGGGTGAACAGGCATGA
- a CDS encoding helix-turn-helix transcriptional regulator — protein MGAAGSRGGGPGSSRRCQGCDAVLAADNTARLCGRCHREQRDQLRTPPAQLRHEFFETDEFRAAFASQHIGRVFKAYRNHPRHLTLFGKALTQELLGRWLGLTQAQVSRIENGKPEQYLETLQNWAKILHLPPHMLWFDLPGQTRLRLPESKSSRGFGGPVDSEDQDKILVVNTGMDTAELIQRVRTSAIDQPTIDALSITVEQLCCDYAHADARELVRKGRYWLNHVSVQLEKQLTLPQHRDLLHNAGLLALLVGCLENDLGDMDAAKATRKMALELGNESGDASIVGWAHEMLAWFHLTAGNYRAVIPAAQAGIIAAPSQSVAVQLYGQQAKAYARMGMSEEVYASLERGSELLGQLPYPERPENHFVVDPEKWDFYAMDTYRTVGRDDLAKRNAEEVIRRSVTPDGFVVSPMRSAEAKLTLAVVAARAGDVDGAAEMGMEALQHGRQSRPSLLMVASELDTELSTYGARAGGDFRDLFEQVKRGKTPEIDGK, from the coding sequence ATGGGTGCAGCTGGTTCACGGGGCGGTGGCCCCGGTAGTAGCCGCCGTTGTCAGGGCTGTGACGCTGTGCTGGCTGCTGACAACACTGCCCGCTTGTGCGGACGTTGCCACCGCGAGCAGCGGGACCAACTGAGGACCCCTCCCGCTCAACTTAGGCATGAATTCTTTGAGACGGACGAGTTTCGAGCCGCCTTTGCGAGTCAGCACATCGGACGCGTATTTAAGGCATACCGGAACCATCCACGCCACTTGACTCTGTTTGGCAAGGCTTTGACGCAAGAGCTACTTGGACGATGGTTGGGCTTGACCCAGGCTCAGGTAAGCAGGATTGAAAACGGGAAGCCTGAGCAATACCTTGAGACCTTGCAAAACTGGGCCAAGATTCTGCACCTTCCTCCGCACATGCTCTGGTTCGATCTTCCGGGTCAAACCCGCTTGCGGCTACCTGAATCGAAGTCGAGCCGAGGATTCGGCGGACCAGTGGATTCCGAAGATCAGGACAAAATTCTGGTCGTCAACACCGGTATGGACACCGCCGAGTTGATACAGCGCGTCCGTACCTCGGCAATTGACCAGCCAACGATAGATGCCCTGAGCATAACTGTAGAACAACTGTGCTGTGACTACGCGCATGCTGACGCGCGCGAACTTGTGCGCAAAGGCAGGTACTGGCTCAATCACGTCAGTGTGCAACTGGAGAAGCAACTGACGCTTCCGCAACACCGTGACCTGTTGCATAATGCTGGCTTGCTGGCACTACTGGTCGGCTGTCTTGAAAATGACTTGGGCGACATGGACGCGGCCAAAGCGACTCGCAAGATGGCGCTAGAACTAGGAAATGAGTCCGGCGACGCTTCAATCGTCGGTTGGGCTCATGAAATGCTGGCTTGGTTCCACCTCACGGCGGGCAACTATCGCGCCGTGATTCCGGCTGCGCAAGCCGGAATCATCGCGGCACCGTCCCAGTCGGTGGCGGTGCAGCTTTATGGCCAGCAGGCTAAAGCGTATGCTCGGATGGGGATGTCAGAGGAAGTGTACGCATCTCTTGAGCGCGGCAGTGAACTACTCGGCCAGTTGCCATATCCTGAGCGGCCGGAGAATCATTTCGTAGTCGATCCTGAGAAGTGGGACTTCTACGCTATGGACACGTATCGGACTGTGGGACGCGATGACTTGGCGAAGCGGAATGCCGAGGAAGTAATCCGGCGCAGCGTCACCCCTGACGGGTTCGTTGTCTCTCCGATGCGCAGCGCAGAAGCAAAGTTGACGCTCGCCGTTGTGGCAGCAAGGGCGGGTGACGTGGACGGCGCTGCCGAGATGGGTATGGAAGCATTGCAGCACGGACGTCAGAGCCGCCCATCCCTTCTCATGGTCGCATCCGAGTTGGACACGGAGTTGAGTACGTACGGCGCGCGCGCGGGCGGGGACTTCCGCGACCTGTTCGAGCAGGTTAAGCGGGGCAAGACGCCTGAAATCGACGGCAAGTGA
- a CDS encoding Imm1 family immunity protein, whose amino-acid sequence MRLVDDVLRTDHAEWETLMYIGDSEFRVTREGPHPNHQLRVSVRPVSGFAALNYTDQDDPDLVIANSYNPRRPLPDIDLVFSGSTGAVFPRSAAIPISDARSALSEWLTTRRRPTCIEWRPYDPF is encoded by the coding sequence ATGCGGCTAGTGGACGACGTTCTACGCACCGACCACGCGGAATGGGAAACCTTGATGTATATCGGCGATAGCGAGTTTCGAGTCACACGGGAAGGCCCTCACCCAAACCATCAACTACGTGTAAGCGTCCGTCCGGTAAGCGGCTTCGCCGCACTTAACTATACAGACCAAGATGACCCGGATCTTGTAATCGCGAACTCGTACAACCCAAGACGCCCGCTGCCGGATATCGACCTGGTCTTCAGTGGATCCACAGGCGCTGTCTTTCCGCGTAGCGCTGCCATCCCCATATCGGATGCGCGATCCGCTTTAAGCGAATGGTTGACGACCCGGAGAAGGCCGACTTGCATCGAATGGCGTCCCTATGACCCATTCTGA
- a CDS encoding transcriptional regulator, protein MALAGFKSSYALAKEMHVARSTVMRVRAGHMTPGPAFIGGALTALAPMSFDDLFEVVTI, encoded by the coding sequence GTGGCGCTCGCCGGCTTCAAAAGCTCATACGCACTAGCCAAAGAGATGCACGTTGCACGGTCCACGGTCATGCGCGTGCGTGCCGGGCACATGACTCCCGGTCCGGCTTTCATCGGTGGGGCATTGACGGCGCTTGCCCCGATGAGCTTTGACGACCTTTTTGAGGTCGTGACGATCTGA
- a CDS encoding DUF4233 domain-containing protein — protein MTSPAAQPAPAPKKDPMKSFRGIMAATLILEVIVVALALPVVAKLGGGVGTGAGYLVFGLIVALIATCALLKRPWAVYLIGAIHLVMIGSLFVLTALGAIGLLFALVWAYLLWLRRDVAKRMAEGRLPSQQG, from the coding sequence GTGACCTCACCCGCCGCGCAGCCGGCGCCCGCGCCCAAGAAGGACCCGATGAAGTCCTTCCGCGGCATCATGGCCGCCACGCTGATCCTGGAGGTGATCGTCGTCGCCCTGGCGCTGCCGGTGGTGGCGAAGCTGGGCGGCGGGGTCGGCACCGGCGCCGGCTACCTGGTGTTCGGGCTGATCGTCGCGCTGATCGCCACGTGCGCGCTGCTGAAGCGCCCGTGGGCGGTGTACCTCATCGGGGCGATCCACCTCGTGATGATCGGGTCGTTGTTCGTGCTGACCGCGCTGGGCGCGATCGGCTTGCTGTTCGCCCTGGTGTGGGCGTACCTGCTCTGGCTGCGGCGTGACGTGGCCAAGCGGATGGCCGAAGGCAGGCTGCCCAGCCAGCAGGGGTAG